From the Plectropomus leopardus isolate mb chromosome 20, YSFRI_Pleo_2.0, whole genome shotgun sequence genome, the window GCAATAGATGTCTTATTCAGTCTGAGGAACAGATGGGAAGGCTGCACGGTCAGCCACATATTGTTCCAGAAAAGAATTAAAACAAGAAAGCAAGTCATATCTTTAAAGCTTAACCACAGCTTTTTTATTGAATCAGGacaatttttacaaaacaattttgaatCAGGAAATACTTCTTTGCAAACTACAACTTTGCATGAACATTGATTTTGAATtacatcttttcttaaaaacatctcTTATCTCTGAATTAGTttataaaacatgacatttagaCACCTTAAACCACACTCCCTTACAAAGTGCAGGTGATGTcgtgaaacacacaaacaaaggtCCCCATTTCTGTCACAAACAATGCCTCCACCTCgaagacattttcattttaaacaagaAATCTCACAAATACATTGCTTTTcttaggaaaaacaaaaatcacactggcactattttttaaactgtggcaaatgtaacattttctaCAACAGGTCTGCAATTGAACACTTAGCAGGTTAAACATGGTAACCATAATCACTGATTTGAGATACAGTATGAGATAAAGAAGCAACCCTTGCATCATAATCTATCACAAATCAATTACTCAGCACCAGCCAAGACCATCATTCAATACAAAATAGGCTCAGGTTGATTTAGATGCTTTTTTGACTCCTTTTGAAAAGCACCTCTCAACTGATAAGGGATATTTATTCTGTGCTTTAAGGTCTCCGTTACCTTCGCTCAGTTACTCTCTTTATCAATGTGCCACAAATGGACAGTATAGCAAAGCAACATCATGAAAGGTGACACTTTATACATAGATTTGATCATCATCTAACACAGACTCAGTGATAAGACTTAGTGAAATGTAGTTCAGTAACAAAAcctatgtcatttttaaagacaaaggaggttaaaatataattaattaatactgaaaaatttaaaataatctaaaaaaaatctgtacaaacATAAAGCAATGTaaatcccaaaaataaaaatttttgaAGActgaaagattaaaataaaatccagtgAATATAGCAACACAAGACACAAATAAATAGCCAGTGTACACATCTAggagtctttttttctgatatacACTCCTCCTTTCTAATCTTCCAATacataacagaacaaaaaaaaaaatacaaaagcataaatataaaagcatcttctttatatttcaaaaaaaggacataaataaatacaaaattactaAAACTGTTCTTATCGTTAGTATaaaaactgataataaaaaaggaGCATCTTCAGTCTTGAGACAGGTTCGTTACTCTCTTCCAGTATGaatttttcatatatattttttctgctaAAAGAGTTCCATTTTACAAGTCTCTACTTAAACTGGTCTGGGATCAGATTCATTTGAGAATGGATACTTGTGGGCGGGCTGGAGATGCCTTCTGACCAATCGGACATGTTGGAATGTGGGGACGAGCTGGACCATTGGTCAGGGGAGCCGGGGGAGGGAGTTAGAAACGGGTGGTCGGGCACCTGTAGCTGGTGGTTAGGTGTGTTGTCCATGGGGCCAGAGTAGCTGTGCTGTGAGGGAGGGGTGAGAAATTGTGTGCCGAGGATCTGCGTCTCCTGGGGCATCACGGTGTGGATGGGCATGGAGCGAGTATTATTTTGCGGCATGTCAGAGCCGTTCAGCTCTACATTCGGGAAGCTCTGGTTGAGAGGCTGGCCGGCTGTGGCAGAGTTGGAGTTCTGGTGCTGGAGCTGCCGCGTGTgagcctgctgcatcatgtgtGCGGACGAGCCCAAGTGGGTGTTCTGCAGATTCTGGTAGCCCATGATCTGAGACAGAGTGGCAGTGCTGACGCCATGCAGGGTCCCCATCATGTTGTGGGATATGGGTGGCGCCTGGGTGAAGCCTCCTTGCTGGCCGACACCTGGGTGCATCCTGGACATCCAGTCGCACTGACCTCCTCTGCTGCCACCTATAGATGTCGAGCCCTGACTGCTGGGGCTGGACACGGGCATGTGGGTGAGACGAGGCGGGTTTGGGTCAAAAGACATACAGCCCATGTCTTTACCCATGTTCATCTGGCCCATATGGTCCCCATTGCCTTGTAGGTGATTTAGAGACATAGGCGGGGACTGCTGGAAGGGTGACGTCATGGGAGGAGATGCCACATCAGACAAGTAGCCATGCGGCGACTCGAGGGAGTCAACTGGAGAGAGGACAGCTGATGTGTCTAGCAAGTTCCCCTTTCCATCTAGtgactttttcttctttactctATTATCCTTGCCTCCATCCTTCCCTCCTTTACCACCAGCGCTAAGTTTTCGAACCTTCTTGACGGACAGAGTGGGCTTGAGGTTGCTAAGATAGTCATTTGGAGAGCAGAGAGGTGGCGAGAGGCTGGAGGTGCTTAGGGGGGCGCTGTGGAGCCCGGGACTTCGAACCACATTGTACTCATCCAGAAGGCGGACGATGTCATGGTGCATGCGCTCCTGGGCGATATCTCTGGGTAGTTGGTCGAGATGGTCAGTGATCTCACGATTGGCAAAGTGCTCCAGGAGAACCTTGGCAGTCTCAAAGCTGCCTTCACGGGCTGCAAGGAAGAGCGGCGTCTCTTCCtgaaagcaaacaagaaaatagaATTTCAAAAacgttgcacttacagtttaaaaTTTGATGTCACAGCTatgttgaccttttggataaaaaagtcattgctccATAATTAGATCTCATTAGACATTAGTGAAAATCTTATCATAATTACCGTATGAgttcttgagttatagccaaaaacatgttatacaaggtcacaatgacctttgaacttcgaccaccaaattctaatcaattcattcttgagtccaagtggagctttttttctaaattctcTCGAGGTGCACATGAGACATTGTGTACACGAGAACAGGACTGATGCAGGGTCACcttgaacttgacctttgaccacataAATCTAATATGTTCATCGCTGAGTCTGAGTGGATGTTCgtgccaaatttaaaggaattCTTTCagggtgttcttgaaatattgtgttcacgagaatgtCAGGTTCAAGAAAGTCACatttacctttgaccaccaaaatctaatcattcattgttaagtccatggacgtttgagccaaattttaaacaaattcttTTTAGCCATTCTGGAGCTATGGGAAGGACTGATAGCCCTAAAAATAATGCCTCTGCCCATGGCTATTGCCAGCATAGAGGCATAAAAATCAATTCACAAAGTAAAATACTGTGATTACTATATTGTCATTACACATCATTTCACACACCTTGTTGTCTTGCATGTCTTTGTTGGCTCCATTTTTCAACAGCACTAAAGCCGCCTCCACATTGTTTACAGCCGCAGCCCAGTGAAGAGCAGATTTACCTGCAGAGAGAGTAAATAAATGTGAGGGTTGATTATCATAACAGCACACTGGGAGGGGTATTCATGGACTGTGAAGATGGGGGGTTGATAAAATGTTAGCTACCAGAATCATCGGTGGCATTAGCATCAGCGTGGCAGTTGATAAGCTCCTCCACCATACCCTCAACCGCAAGTCGGGCTGCCAGAATCAGTGGCGTTGTTCCATCGTGCATGCGGGCGTCAAGATCAGTGGCACGATTTCGGATTAAAATCTGCAAGGACACAGACGTGTTTAGTGAAGTCCTTCTAATGTGCTGGATTTATCAGAAATCAAAGCCAGGAGAAATATAGGATCCCTGTGGAAGAAGAGGTTACCTGAAACACTCCCTGTGCGTCTGCAGCCACAGCAGCGTGAAGCGGAGTGCGGCCCATGTTGTCCTGAACGTTGGCGTCAGCGCTGGACTCCAGGAGGCGTTTGGCAGCATCGGAGCGAGCATAGCGGGCGGCCAGGTGGAGAGCTGTCTCTCCAGTGCGGTCCGTCTGGTTGTGGAGGTTGGCGCCCTGGTAAATAAAGTCGGAGATGATTTCTGCCGAGggatcttcttcttcttcactgttACCTGTCTCCAGTCCTCCTCCGCTGCAGGAGGCGATCATCAGGGGAGTGAAACCATCTGAAAATGGAAAGGAGAGGATGTAATGAGTTATAATGAGTTCCCGGTCATGTGTCTGTTTACAGAATATTACGATCACCGTATGATAACCAAAGTACTCACCTGGTCCTCTGACATTCACATCCATGCAGTCGTTCTCTGCCTCTCCCTGAGGAGGGGTTGGAGCAATGGACGCAATTCGTAGGTCAGCTGCATCAAGGTGCTGCTGTGTCCATTTCCTGTGGTCAGTATGGTCACTTAAATCCAACATGGCCTGCTCCTCAAACTGAAAGACAATCATCACAACGTCAGGatcacacattaaaatgtttgaataatTCAAAGTTTCAGACATGTCGAGActcatattgtgtttttcttacccTGAAGCGCCTGCAGTCTGGATCCTCATCATCCCATTCATTTTGATTGTCATCCATAAGATTAATGTCAGAGTTTTTCATCGGCCTGTTGAGAAGAGGAGGTACGTTGGTTACATGACATCAAATACAAAAGAACTCCACAAATGATAGAATACTGTCAAttgcaatgagaaaaaaaaaaaaaaattttcccACGTTTTTTGGAATAAACTGGTATATAAATGAATGATAAATCAACAAACCCCTGTGGGAAAACTTTGAGAATATAGGTAAGAATGAAACTGGAAAAACTGGTGTATGCGaataaattaagatttctgGCTCAGAGTATGAGAAAATTGCCCTTTAAAGATGTGTATTATAAAattcaaatcatttttagaCAAAACATAAGATGCTACAAGGGAATAGGGtgaagaaatttaaataatagaTATCACCAGGAAACATCCCCAGTTGATAAATGAAGacagctatttttttgttaaatgttttctgaaattttatgttCAAATATGCGAATGATgcattttctataaaaaaaattatatgctTTTCACAtacaatttcagaaaaaaaagctgaacaaaAATTTACACCTAAATGTGTCTTCTTTCTAATCTGAAGGAAGACATATTATGCAAGCAAATAgcccaaaatcttaaaaataaccttgacataaaaaacaattttttcatCTGTGTACTGCCTTTTAAGTACAGCTGTCTTTATATTCTACTTTTTAAGTCTCCTTACCTTAATCCAACAGAATCCTCTCCCAGTGGCTCTCTGCGCTTCTTTTTGCTCGGCTCAGATGTTTTAAATCCTTCAGGGAACCAAAGCTGGCCGTGCTCTCGCCGCCTCTTACGGGACACCAGAACTCCAAGACAGATGAAACCCAAAGCAGCCAAGCCCAGGAAGACCACGTACATGGGGTAGAGCTCTGAAGTGGAGGGAGTAGGTCTCACACCTGAAAAAAGAGTCAAAGTTAGTGTGTTTCTTAGGATTTCAACTTGGTGaccatctttatttatttatttttacgaAAGGGCTGGAGATGAGTTGCTTACTGGTGACAGCTTCAATATAGGGAACATTGAGGTTCCCGCTGGTGGCCAGTGCTCCAAGGAACGCAGCTACATCTGTGGCGCTCTGGAAGCATTCACTAGACTGCTGGTAACACTGACGGTTGTCAATCTCCAGGTACACCACAGACCTATAGGCAGATATGGATagacacatttaacatttttccgTAAtccaaatacaaataaatatgttatgCTATAATTTACATGGAATATTGCTTGTGGTGCGTACCCTTTAACTTGCACAGGATCCAGCTCTCTGCGTTTCCTTGGGCTGACCATGGCAGACACACTTTCCTTCACTTGACCCAAAACGTTGGCCGGCATGGAAGCCCACTCAGGCCAGCCGTCTGCAGAGCGCTTCAGCACATTATGTTTGACGAGGTCTTGCTCGTTGCCATAGTAAGGGAAGATCATTGGTTCTCCTTTGGCGTCACGGCGGAACACCACGTTGGTGTGGAGAACGCTGCTGAGCTCTCGGAGGAAAGCTGAGGACCGATTCTTAAGCTGTTCTGGGGGAATATGGACCACCAGGACTAAGTGCCCGTCTGCCAGCTTCTCTGGCATGTTGTTGGCGCAGTCCAGGCCGTCCCATTCACATTCGGCATTGTTGCAACCCTGGTCACAGTGACCGTCAGCATAATGGTCTTTACAGTACTGGTCATAGAGCGGGCTGGGGGAAAAGGATGAGATTAGGTTAGCATTTTGATATACAAACATATAACAAATCCCAAAATATGTCCATGATaagcattttctgtgttttctagACTTACTTGCATTGTCCTTCCTGTCCCTGACAATCAAAGCCATCATAGAGACACCCAGGGCTGTTGCACTGTCCGTCACACTTCCCATCGTTAAAGTAGCGCCAGCACTGCAAGGCCGCGGAGCAGTTCTGCCAAGGGTCATCAAAATTCAGCGAGCAGTCCCCTCCATCCCAGCCGCAGGCGTGGTTGTTGCAGAGTGAGTCACAGATATGGTTCCCGGCCCACTCGTCACACTGAGGAATCTCGCAGCTCACCTCCACTTCTGGAGGCGGGGTGATGTCCCTGCCAAAACCTCCCACAAAGGAGTAGTCCAGGATGTGGCACAGCAGGCCGTTGAAGTTGCTGGGGCAGCTGCACTGGAAGAAAGGCGAGTCCGGTGTGATCTGGCACGTGCCGCCGTTGTAGCAGGGGTTGGAGATGCAGAGGCTGTCGGTGGGGGTCTGGCACTCAGGCCCGGTGAAGGTTGGTGGACACAGGCAGCGTGGGCCAAGGTGGCCTGATACGCACGTTCCTCCATTTCTGCAATTCAAACTCCCACAGGAGCGAGAATCATACTCGCAAGAAGAGCCGGTGAAGCCCTGAAGGGACAGAAGTTATGATTATTGTACTGTACTTGAGAGAAAGGGGTAGTGCATGTTAAAAAGCAAAGTGGATCTCATGGCTGTACTCACAGGTGGACATTTGCAGATGAAACCATGAGGTGTGTTACTGGCAACAGCGCATGATCCTCCATTTTTGCAGGGTCTTCCTTTGCAGCCATCAAACACTTTGTCACAACGCTGACCTACAGGACAGAAGCAAATTGACTTATTACCCTTTGTACATCACCCAGACACAGAACAAAGGTTTACTGCAGTTTGTACATGCAGCTGGATGCACATAAGTACCTGTATATCCAGTGCGGCACTCGCAGCGGTAGCTGTTGGTGAGCTGAATGCAGTTGTAGGACCCTCTGGGGTCACAGGGGTCTGACAAACACTCGTTGACGTCACCTTCGCAGCGCTCGCCTACATAGCCTGGCGGGCACATACACTGGTAACCTCCAATGCGATCCACACACTTGCCGTTGTTGAAGCACTTGGGCTCATTGGTCAGTGGGTCGCTGGAGGGGGTGCAGTCATCCAAATTAATCTCACAGTGGACACCTATGGGAAACAGAAACGTTGAGTTACAATATATCCAaatccaaatatatttttgtgaatatATTTGCTCatgaaattgtgtgtgtgtgtgtgtgtgtgtgtgtgtgtgtgtgtgtgtgtgtttatgttgcaTGGGGGTATATACCTTGAGTCCCTCTTGGACAGGAGCACTTGTATGTATTGATGAGGTCGATGCACGTGCCTCCATTCTGACAGGGCTGTGACTGGCATTCATTGATCTCTTTGGAGCAGTTTACACCGTGGTAGCCCGGGACACactaagagagagaaagaaaatcattaGAGGAGTTACAtgtaatttattacttttttatgatgACGTTTTGAATGATAACTGACAACtgttgtgaatttattttcaattcGATCAACCTACCTCACAGCTGTAGCCTCCCAGATAATCAGTACAGACAGCTCCATTCTGGCAAGGATTGGGCGAGCACTCGTCCACTTGTTCCTGGCAGTAGCTCCCAGTGTAGCCGGCCTGGCAGCGGCAGTAATGAGTGTTCCCGGCATCCAAACACTGGCCTGAGTTCCTGCACAGGTGAGCCACCTCCACCCCTAAAATCAACGCGGAAGAAATTACAGAAAGGTCAAATCACAGACAGGGCTTTCAGATTCAAGAAGTTTGATATAAAAAGCTGCCAGAAAATAAGTTTTGGCATGTTGTCATACCTTGCTGCTTGGCTGCGACCTCACAAGACACACTGGGGATGTCACAATAGAGACCAGTCCATCCAGTCTGACACTGGCAAGTGTAGGAGGCTCCCTGCTGCCAGCAAGAACCTCCGTTTTTACAGGGGGATGAATCACACCAGCGCACAAGATTCTAAGAGGGGCgcaaagagagaaaatactTAACAGACTGTATGAATGGAGAAAATGCATGAGCCAACAAAAACAGCCTTGACTGAAAGAGTTCACCCTACCTGACAATTGACTCCCGTGTAGCCATGAGGACATGTGCACTTGTACGTCCCATAACTGTCAACACAAGATCCTCCGTTGAGGCACGGTTTGGAGTCACACTCATTGATATCATACTGGCAGTAGCTCCCAGTGAATCCAGGTAGACACAGGCAGGTGAAGGCATTAATTCCATCCACACAGGTGCCGCCA encodes:
- the notch1a gene encoding neurogenic locus notch homolog protein 1 — translated: MYRFFVKLTFLIPAIVISQGLKCTLPTESCLNGGRCEATSNGNGECKCPSDYVGNRCQYPSPCSPSPCRNGGECRAVSHGNTFDFRCVCRLGFTDRLCLTPTNHACMSSPCRNGGTCDLITLSAFRCRCPPGWSGKTCQLANPCASNPCANGGQCSAFDSTYICTCPPAFYGQTCKQDVNECAQIPSPCLNGGICVNEVGSYNCRCPQEYTGQHCETPYLPCSPSPCQNGGTCVQKGDTTYDCSCLPGFTGQHCEHNIDDCPGHSCQNGGVCVDGVNTYNCQCPPHYTGQYCTENVDECELMPNACQNGGTCHDTHGSYHCVCVNGWTGDDCSENIDDCASAACYHGATCHDRVASFFCECPHGRTGLLCHLDDACISNPCQKGSNCDTNPVNGKAICTCPPGYTGSACNLDIDECSLGANPCEHGGRCLNTKGSFQCKCLQGYEGPRCEMDVNECMSNPCHNDATCLDQIGGFHCICMPGYEGVFCHINTDECASQPCLNNGKCVDKINSFHCECPKGFSGSLCQVDIDECASTPCKNGAKCTDGPNKYTCECAEGYTGQHCETDINECYSDPCHYGTCKDGLASFTCYCRPGYTGRLCETNINECLSQPCKNGGTCQDRENTYICACPKGTAGFNCEVNLDDCKSKPCDYGRCIDKINGYECACEPGYTGSMCNINIDECAINPCHNGGTCVDGINSFTCLCPEGYNDATCLSQVDECGSNPCIHGRCQDLINGYKCTCDSGWSGPNCDINNNECESNPCMNGGTCKDMTSGYHCTCRAGFTGPNCQTNINECASNPCLNQGTCIDDVAGYKCNCLLPYTGDNCETLLAPCSPRPCKNGGVCKESEDYQSFSCICPEGWQGQTCEIDINECVKSPCRNGAICHNTMGGYQCKCQPGYTGLKCEIDTDDCKPNPCSNGGLCRDGVNTFTCTCLPGFRGGRCEQDINECESNPCRNGANCTDCVNSYTCTCPPGFSGINCEINTNDCTDSSCFNGGTCVDGINAFTCLCLPGFTGSYCQYDINECDSKPCLNGGSCVDSYGTYKCTCPHGYTGVNCQNLVRWCDSSPCKNGGSCWQQGASYTCQCQTGWTGLYCDIPSVSCEVAAKQQGVEVAHLCRNSGQCLDAGNTHYCRCQAGYTGSYCQEQVDECSPNPCQNGAVCTDYLGGYSCECVPGYHGVNCSKEINECQSQPCQNGGTCIDLINTYKCSCPRGTQGVHCEINLDDCTPSSDPLTNEPKCFNNGKCVDRIGGYQCMCPPGYVGERCEGDVNECLSDPCDPRGSYNCIQLTNSYRCECRTGYTGQRCDKVFDGCKGRPCKNGGSCAVASNTPHGFICKCPPGFTGSSCEYDSRSCGSLNCRNGGTCVSGHLGPRCLCPPTFTGPECQTPTDSLCISNPCYNGGTCQITPDSPFFQCSCPSNFNGLLCHILDYSFVGGFGRDITPPPEVEVSCEIPQCDEWAGNHICDSLCNNHACGWDGGDCSLNFDDPWQNCSAALQCWRYFNDGKCDGQCNSPGCLYDGFDCQGQEGQCNPLYDQYCKDHYADGHCDQGCNNAECEWDGLDCANNMPEKLADGHLVLVVHIPPEQLKNRSSAFLRELSSVLHTNVVFRRDAKGEPMIFPYYGNEQDLVKHNVLKRSADGWPEWASMPANVLGQVKESVSAMVSPRKRRELDPVQVKGSVVYLEIDNRQCYQQSSECFQSATDVAAFLGALATSGNLNVPYIEAVTSVRPTPSTSELYPMYVVFLGLAALGFICLGVLVSRKRRREHGQLWFPEGFKTSEPSKKKRREPLGEDSVGLRPMKNSDINLMDDNQNEWDDEDPDCRRFRFEEQAMLDLSDHTDHRKWTQQHLDAADLRIASIAPTPPQGEAENDCMDVNVRGPDGFTPLMIASCSGGGLETGNSEEEEDPSAEIISDFIYQGANLHNQTDRTGETALHLAARYARSDAAKRLLESSADANVQDNMGRTPLHAAVAADAQGVFQILIRNRATDLDARMHDGTTPLILAARLAVEGMVEELINCHADANATDDSGKSALHWAAAVNNVEAALVLLKNGANKDMQDNKEETPLFLAAREGSFETAKVLLEHFANREITDHLDQLPRDIAQERMHHDIVRLLDEYNVVRSPGLHSAPLSTSSLSPPLCSPNDYLSNLKPTLSVKKVRKLSAGGKGGKDGGKDNRVKKKKSLDGKGNLLDTSAVLSPVDSLESPHGYLSDVASPPMTSPFQQSPPMSLNHLQGNGDHMGQMNMGKDMGCMSFDPNPPRLTHMPVSSPSSQGSTSIGGSRGGQCDWMSRMHPGVGQQGGFTQAPPISHNMMGTLHGVSTATLSQIMGYQNLQNTHLGSSAHMMQQAHTRQLQHQNSNSATAGQPLNQSFPNVELNGSDMPQNNTRSMPIHTVMPQETQILGTQFLTPPSQHSYSGPMDNTPNHQLQVPDHPFLTPSPGSPDQWSSSSPHSNMSDWSEGISSPPTSIHSQMNLIPDQFK